One Verrucomicrobiaceae bacterium genomic window carries:
- the aspS gene encoding aspartate--tRNA ligase — protein sequence MIPNAYRTLHCNAVRKEHIGQNVTLCGWVNSARDHGGVIFIDLRDREGLTQVVFRPEENAALAAQSHELRDEDVLQITGKVAARLTGTENAKLPTGDVEIVATECKVLNKADVLPFQLDRELSNEDMRMKYRYLDLRRERMNRNIRTRHKITNAARNHLDAAGFIEVETPILSNPTPEGARDFLVPARLNPGKFYALPQAPQQYKQLMMVAGLERYFQIARCFRDEDLRADRQPEFTQIDIEASFIQRDDIVNLVEGLLVSMFKAGTGRDIPSPFPRMTYQEAMDRYGSDKPDTRYGNEIVDMADVFANSGFKIFRSTIENGGVVRAINAKGFAGITTGQMIRLNEIATQAGMKVKQLAFIKVERDANGVLEYKSPLWKFFSEDEQKALIAKLGVVENDLIFFYAGTWQEACDILGRVRTEIANMTELTKDSTAFNFLWVVDFPLLAHDAETQSWVAVHHPFTRPKTEDIPLMEAGEYAKVRAEAYDVVLNGYELGGGSIRIHEKDLQAKLFSVLGVTEEEQAHKFGHILDAFRFGAPPHGGLALGLDRIAMLVSGEDSIREVIAFPKNNKGSDLMTDSPTQIDFKTLREIYIQSTWKEKKPEA from the coding sequence ATGATCCCAAACGCCTACCGCACCCTCCACTGCAACGCCGTCCGCAAAGAGCACATCGGCCAGAATGTCACGCTCTGTGGCTGGGTAAATAGCGCCCGCGACCACGGCGGCGTCATCTTCATCGACCTCCGCGACCGCGAGGGCCTCACCCAAGTCGTCTTCCGCCCAGAGGAAAATGCCGCTCTCGCGGCTCAGAGCCATGAGCTCCGTGACGAAGACGTTTTGCAGATCACCGGCAAAGTCGCCGCCCGTCTCACCGGCACCGAAAACGCCAAACTGCCCACTGGCGACGTCGAAATCGTCGCCACCGAGTGCAAAGTGCTCAACAAAGCCGACGTGCTGCCCTTCCAGCTCGACCGCGAGCTCTCCAACGAGGACATGCGCATGAAATACCGCTACCTCGACCTGCGCCGCGAGCGCATGAACCGGAACATCCGCACACGGCATAAAATCACCAACGCCGCCCGCAACCACCTCGACGCCGCAGGCTTCATCGAGGTCGAAACACCGATTCTCAGCAATCCGACACCGGAAGGTGCCCGCGACTTCCTCGTCCCTGCCCGCCTGAACCCCGGCAAGTTCTACGCCCTGCCGCAGGCTCCGCAGCAGTATAAGCAGCTCATGATGGTCGCCGGTCTGGAGCGTTATTTCCAGATCGCCCGCTGCTTCCGCGATGAAGACCTCCGCGCCGACCGCCAGCCGGAATTCACGCAGATCGACATCGAAGCCAGCTTCATCCAGCGTGATGACATCGTGAACCTCGTCGAAGGCCTGCTCGTCAGCATGTTCAAAGCCGGCACCGGACGCGACATCCCGTCGCCCTTCCCGCGCATGACTTATCAAGAGGCCATGGACCGCTACGGCTCCGACAAGCCAGACACCCGCTACGGCAATGAAATCGTCGATATGGCCGATGTCTTCGCCAACAGCGGCTTCAAGATCTTCCGCAGCACCATCGAAAACGGCGGCGTCGTCCGTGCCATCAACGCGAAGGGCTTCGCTGGCATCACCACCGGCCAGATGATCCGCCTCAACGAGATCGCCACACAGGCTGGCATGAAGGTCAAGCAGCTTGCCTTCATCAAAGTGGAGCGCGATGCCAACGGCGTGCTCGAGTACAAATCCCCGCTGTGGAAGTTCTTCAGCGAAGACGAGCAAAAAGCACTCATCGCCAAACTCGGCGTCGTCGAAAACGACCTCATCTTCTTCTACGCCGGCACTTGGCAGGAAGCCTGCGACATCCTCGGCCGCGTCCGCACCGAGATCGCCAACATGACCGAACTCACCAAGGACAGCACCGCCTTCAACTTCCTCTGGGTCGTCGATTTCCCGCTACTCGCCCACGATGCGGAAACACAAAGCTGGGTGGCCGTTCACCATCCCTTCACCCGTCCGAAGACCGAGGACATCCCGCTCATGGAAGCCGGTGAATACGCCAAAGTCCGTGCTGAGGCCTACGACGTCGTCTTGAACGGCTACGAGCTCGGCGGCGGCTCCATCCGTATCCACGAAAAGGACCTGCAAGCCAAGCTCTTCAGCGTCCTCGGCGTCACCGAGGAAGAACAAGCCCACAAATTCGGCCACATCCTCGACGCCTTCCGTTTTGGCGCACCTCCACACGGCGGCCTCGCCCTCGGACTCGACCGCATCGCCATGCTCGTCAGCGGCGAGGACAGCATCCGCGAAGTCATCGCCTTCCCGAAGAACAACAAAGGCAGCGACCTGATGACCGACAGCCCCACGCAGATCGACTTCAAGACCCTCCGCGAGATCTACATCCAGAGCACCTGGAAAGAAAAGAAGCCCGAGGCCTAA
- a CDS encoding sigma-70 family RNA polymerase sigma factor produces MTSSFHDTRWTLVARSRGDDPQARAALSELCAAYYVPVVAFLRRDGRAEDAARDLAHDFFAKLLAGGAIEGADPLRGKFRSYLLGALKHFAADQRDKAHATKRGGGAVHAEIDAEAEIVDAGAEWPDAEFDRQWALTVLARAMGRMEAEMAAEGKTAQFEALRPWLTDSAPQAAAAEKLGMSVDTVKVAIHRLRRRFRESVKTEIAQTVSESGDVREELEALMAALRK; encoded by the coding sequence ATGACCTCCTCCTTCCATGACACTCGCTGGACGCTCGTCGCACGCTCGCGTGGAGATGATCCGCAGGCTAGGGCGGCACTGAGTGAGCTGTGTGCGGCCTATTATGTGCCGGTGGTGGCGTTTTTGCGGCGGGATGGGCGTGCGGAGGATGCGGCGCGGGATTTGGCGCATGATTTTTTCGCCAAACTGCTCGCGGGTGGTGCCATCGAGGGGGCGGACCCGCTGCGGGGTAAGTTTCGCAGCTACTTGCTTGGTGCCTTGAAGCACTTCGCCGCCGATCAGCGGGATAAGGCCCACGCGACGAAGCGTGGCGGAGGTGCAGTACATGCCGAAATCGACGCGGAGGCCGAAATCGTCGATGCGGGTGCCGAATGGCCCGATGCCGAGTTTGATCGCCAATGGGCGCTGACCGTGCTGGCGCGTGCGATGGGCCGCATGGAGGCCGAAATGGCTGCGGAGGGCAAAACTGCCCAGTTCGAGGCCCTACGGCCCTGGTTGACCGATTCTGCGCCGCAGGCCGCCGCCGCGGAAAAACTCGGCATGAGTGTGGATACCGTCAAAGTGGCCATTCATCGGCTGCGGAGGCGTTTTCGTGAGTCGGTGAAGACCGAGATCGCGCAAACCGTCAGCGAGTCCGGCGATGTGCGCGAGGAGCTAGAGGCTCTGATGGCTGCCTTGAGAAAGTAG
- a CDS encoding helix-turn-helix transcriptional regulator, with the protein MSTPAAPPTIPAPPPQVIPADTVYAALGDPTRRRLLQILADGQGSTATVLAGNVGKRLDATLKHLTALRGAGLVITAENPQDGRRLLYHLAPAIPATKTDRGWEMDFGYCLVRG; encoded by the coding sequence ATGAGCACGCCCGCTGCGCCTCCCACGATCCCCGCGCCACCGCCGCAGGTCATTCCGGCGGATACCGTCTATGCCGCGCTGGGCGATCCCACCCGCCGTCGCCTTCTTCAGATCCTTGCCGATGGCCAGGGCAGCACCGCCACCGTTCTGGCCGGAAACGTCGGCAAGCGTCTCGATGCCACCCTGAAGCACCTCACCGCCCTGCGCGGCGCAGGCCTCGTCATCACCGCCGAGAACCCGCAAGACGGCCGCCGCCTCCTCTACCACCTCGCCCCCGCCATCCCCGCGACCAAGACGGATCGCGGCTGGGAGATGGACTTCGGGTATTGTTTGGTGCGGGGGTGA
- a CDS encoding protein kinase, with product MNAPSPDPLHGLDPADLMAAAAMPTDDGADTLPITPLDLPTLEEITAAFPDLEVLSLIGHGGMSAVFKARQPKLDRTVALKVLPQSLAATPGFAERFTREGRVLARLSHPSIVAVHDFGESGGFCYLLMEYVDGVNLRQAMRAGRFTPEQALSIIPAICDALQFAHTQGVLHRDIKPENILLDSRGKVKIADFGIAKILDEKGGDAMLLTQSGARLGTAPYMAPEQIEQPSSVDHRADIYSLGVVFYEMLTGELPLGRFAAPSTLSSVGGNIDEIVFRALEKERSRRQQSVDEFKTQVEGAGGGRPAPSPIVQHEKRLWLLALSMVLPCFVLFWVWQRWQQMVAEHSRFYLIEVPVAISLAGVAMYLVAVPLWLRMIGRNRLYGLRTRATLATDEYWFQANAHAGKKLFEWSISIIIAGLAGFYQLPRHQPSYPWAALALTITSAVVVLTSCWWWLRHHPVSGPARKESRLAKVGGKTVIAVIVALFIKSFILQPYLIPAGNEPGVAKGSHWIASKLDNGFSTGNLVVYEHDNGQPWIARVERREPDGLVLKRGGKPETFFVNWRKVIGKMLFSHFTPDAEPVAAIASLEKSPGIMPLNEKVSAKALQQKPVLRFTRIKINNTAWRWPVYAPDGVSVDDTVSQPLISHSEVTDKEAEDAEACWLQLWFEHPDFDPHSLMQVRIESLTGQSIIPVPQTQSMTHAPELWSDQPTSSLHSVTISLGRRDSLPREIRVTLEYTIGPWEEGNRVSADFSGFMSFRHGGELAGLGENNQGEAFLSWTKPVNEWQTQVLAHRKDGTWLSPNGSSSSTKENRSIANFTFKTGFDTVDGFRTRARKIQRITWDRVVLPPLSPDEKPFNPSNGASAQTSDSKDFQLITLPGPSGDGSYLALDQKPELVFTQIKLGQQTVPPLTIYKPDGSLHEEPLSPAIMKALIQHPFSFGGSAKDTCLFQLCFYHPEFDRNSGLQMQVTAADGTPLQFPPGHDADIMGPHFKFWEEVPYQSFAFSPGVRGKLPKSVRVTLRYCIGPAKERFTVRKDARVGLPLGAGCQLNDVGERDGKYAFISWSNQDDARRYFVAALSKKDTWIDPANEVYSSANVQASFHVRLKDIESFHCGYRTYQTVVFENVVIPPLLDEDEPSMVYLVSGAEKNGPLPYKDGMTIWRAIQWCGGVSVRGAQLHKTRLIRNGKTISLNLSEGSKDRDFKLEPDDQIIIPE from the coding sequence ATGAATGCTCCATCACCTGATCCCCTCCACGGACTCGATCCCGCCGATCTCATGGCCGCCGCCGCCATGCCTACCGATGATGGTGCGGACACACTGCCCATCACCCCGCTCGATCTGCCCACGCTAGAGGAAATCACCGCCGCATTCCCCGATCTTGAGGTCCTCAGCCTCATCGGCCACGGTGGCATGAGCGCAGTTTTCAAGGCACGCCAGCCGAAGCTCGACCGCACCGTCGCCCTCAAAGTGCTGCCGCAGTCCCTCGCGGCCACGCCGGGCTTCGCCGAGCGCTTCACCCGCGAAGGCCGCGTGCTCGCACGGCTCAGTCACCCCAGCATCGTCGCCGTGCATGATTTTGGTGAGAGCGGCGGCTTCTGCTACCTGCTCATGGAATACGTCGATGGCGTGAACCTGCGTCAGGCCATGCGTGCAGGCCGATTCACGCCGGAGCAGGCCCTGAGCATCATCCCCGCCATCTGCGATGCGCTTCAGTTTGCCCACACGCAGGGTGTTTTGCACCGCGACATCAAGCCGGAGAACATCCTGCTCGATTCGCGGGGCAAGGTAAAGATCGCCGACTTCGGCATCGCGAAGATCCTCGATGAAAAAGGCGGCGATGCCATGCTGCTCACGCAAAGCGGCGCACGGCTCGGCACCGCGCCCTACATGGCCCCTGAGCAGATCGAGCAGCCCAGCAGCGTCGATCACCGCGCAGACATCTACAGCCTCGGTGTGGTCTTTTATGAGATGCTCACCGGCGAGCTGCCCCTGGGCCGCTTCGCCGCACCATCGACACTGTCGAGCGTCGGCGGCAACATCGACGAGATCGTCTTCCGCGCCCTGGAGAAGGAGCGCAGCCGCCGCCAGCAGAGCGTGGATGAATTCAAAACGCAGGTGGAGGGGGCAGGTGGTGGGCGTCCTGCACCCTCGCCCATCGTGCAGCATGAGAAAAGACTCTGGCTCCTCGCCCTGAGCATGGTGCTGCCTTGTTTTGTCCTCTTTTGGGTCTGGCAGCGCTGGCAACAGATGGTGGCGGAGCACTCGCGGTTTTATTTGATCGAGGTTCCGGTCGCGATCTCCCTGGCCGGAGTTGCTATGTATCTCGTCGCTGTGCCGCTATGGCTGCGCATGATCGGGCGCAATCGCCTCTACGGCCTGCGCACCCGCGCCACGCTGGCCACTGATGAATATTGGTTTCAAGCGAATGCCCATGCGGGCAAAAAGCTCTTCGAATGGTCGATCAGCATCATCATCGCAGGCCTCGCTGGTTTTTATCAGCTCCCACGGCATCAGCCCAGCTATCCCTGGGCCGCGCTGGCACTCACCATCACCTCCGCAGTCGTCGTTTTGACTTCCTGCTGGTGGTGGCTGCGTCATCACCCCGTGAGTGGCCCGGCACGGAAAGAATCCCGCCTCGCCAAAGTGGGTGGGAAAACCGTCATCGCTGTCATCGTCGCTCTCTTCATCAAGAGCTTCATCCTTCAGCCCTACCTCATCCCCGCAGGGAATGAACCTGGTGTGGCCAAAGGCAGCCACTGGATCGCCAGCAAGCTCGACAACGGCTTCTCCACCGGCAACCTCGTCGTCTATGAGCACGACAACGGCCAACCCTGGATCGCCCGAGTGGAACGACGCGAGCCCGACGGCCTCGTCCTCAAGCGCGGCGGCAAACCCGAGACCTTCTTCGTGAATTGGCGCAAAGTGATCGGCAAGATGCTCTTTTCGCACTTCACGCCGGATGCTGAACCTGTTGCTGCTATTGCCAGTTTAGAAAAGTCACCGGGCATCATGCCGTTGAATGAAAAGGTCAGCGCCAAGGCCTTGCAGCAGAAGCCTGTGCTGCGCTTTACGCGGATAAAAATCAACAACACAGCATGGCGCTGGCCGGTCTATGCACCTGATGGCGTGTCAGTGGACGACACGGTGAGCCAGCCCCTCATCTCCCACAGTGAAGTCACCGATAAGGAGGCTGAGGATGCTGAGGCGTGCTGGTTGCAGTTGTGGTTCGAGCACCCAGATTTTGATCCACACAGCCTCATGCAGGTTCGGATCGAGTCGCTGACAGGTCAGAGCATTATTCCAGTTCCGCAGACGCAGTCCATGACGCATGCGCCTGAACTCTGGTCCGATCAGCCCACGTCATCGCTGCATTCTGTCACCATCAGTTTGGGAAGGCGTGACAGTTTGCCGCGAGAGATTCGCGTCACCCTCGAATACACCATCGGGCCATGGGAAGAGGGAAACCGGGTGTCTGCCGACTTTAGTGGTTTCATGTCCTTTCGCCATGGAGGCGAGTTGGCGGGTCTGGGTGAAAACAACCAGGGCGAAGCCTTTTTATCTTGGACAAAACCCGTGAATGAATGGCAAACGCAAGTGTTAGCCCACCGCAAAGACGGCACCTGGTTGTCTCCAAATGGAAGTTCGAGCAGCACAAAGGAGAACAGGTCCATTGCGAATTTCACTTTTAAGACGGGCTTCGACACGGTGGACGGCTTTCGGACGCGAGCACGAAAGATTCAAAGAATCACATGGGACCGTGTGGTCTTGCCACCGCTGTCACCAGACGAAAAGCCTTTCAATCCCTCGAATGGGGCTAGTGCGCAGACCTCCGACTCGAAAGATTTTCAATTGATCACCCTGCCTGGGCCTTCGGGGGATGGAAGTTATCTGGCATTAGACCAAAAACCGGAGCTGGTCTTCACACAGATAAAGCTTGGGCAGCAAACCGTGCCTCCTCTAACCATTTACAAGCCGGATGGGAGTCTTCACGAAGAGCCTTTAAGTCCAGCCATCATGAAAGCGCTGATTCAACATCCTTTCAGTTTCGGGGGCAGTGCGAAAGATACCTGCCTGTTCCAACTCTGTTTTTATCATCCAGAATTTGATAGGAATAGTGGTTTGCAAATGCAAGTCACAGCAGCGGACGGAACTCCCTTGCAGTTTCCACCTGGTCATGACGCCGACATCATGGGGCCTCATTTCAAGTTTTGGGAAGAGGTCCCATATCAATCCTTTGCCTTCAGCCCAGGAGTGCGCGGGAAGCTTCCGAAATCGGTACGAGTCACCCTACGCTACTGCATCGGTCCAGCCAAAGAGCGTTTCACTGTGAGAAAGGATGCACGGGTTGGTTTGCCTTTGGGGGCCGGTTGTCAGCTCAACGACGTGGGGGAAAGGGATGGTAAGTATGCATTCATTTCCTGGAGCAATCAGGATGATGCGCGGCGCTATTTTGTGGCTGCCCTGTCCAAAAAGGATACCTGGATCGATCCTGCCAATGAAGTTTATTCCAGTGCCAATGTTCAGGCAAGTTTTCATGTTCGTCTCAAGGATATCGAGTCTTTTCATTGTGGCTACCGCACCTATCAGACGGTCGTATTTGAAAACGTGGTTATCCCTCCTCTATTAGATGAAGATGAGCCTTCGATGGTTTACCTCGTATCTGGAGCCGAAAAAAATGGACCACTTCCATATAAAGACGGCATGACGATATGGCGGGCCATTCAATGGTGCGGGGGAGTTTCGGTTCGCGGTGCCCAACTCCATAAAACGAGACTGATTCGCAATGGGAAGACTATTTCACTAAACCTTTCCGAGGGAAGCAAGGACCGAGATTTTAAATTGGAGCCGGATGATCAAATCATCATCCCAGAATGA
- a CDS encoding GntR family transcriptional regulator translates to MTHIGQRNSLTVLYSTPHGVYLDAGELGEILLPNRYIPRGTDIGQMLDVFIYRDSEDRLVATTERPLAMVGEFATLEVVSVNRNIGAFLHWGLPKDLLLPFREQGEQKVMPGEKVVVYVLLDEKTDRIIASTRLNRHLSKARPPFKPQQEVRLLIAARTPLGYNAIIEGTHLGLLYHTNLGAPLTIGQQVKGYVMMIHPGGKIDLSLDASGYQRVASLTDQILSALQQNGGRLPFDDDSPPEKIRATFDASKKAFKQALGALYRQRRIEFTRPGIQVLNPAEAKSGDWQPAAAPKASKPPPRPNSV, encoded by the coding sequence ATGACTCATATCGGCCAACGCAACTCGCTCACGGTGCTCTACAGCACGCCACATGGCGTGTATCTGGATGCGGGGGAGCTGGGGGAAATCCTGCTGCCGAATCGCTACATCCCGCGTGGCACCGATATCGGCCAGATGCTGGATGTCTTCATCTACCGCGACTCGGAGGACCGGCTGGTCGCCACCACGGAGCGACCGCTGGCGATGGTGGGCGAGTTTGCGACGCTGGAGGTCGTCAGTGTGAACCGGAATATCGGGGCCTTCCTCCACTGGGGGCTGCCGAAGGATCTGCTGCTGCCTTTTCGCGAGCAGGGCGAGCAGAAGGTGATGCCAGGGGAAAAAGTCGTCGTGTATGTCCTGCTGGATGAAAAAACGGATCGTATCATCGCCTCCACACGGCTGAATCGGCACCTGAGCAAGGCGCGGCCACCCTTTAAGCCCCAGCAGGAAGTACGTCTGCTCATCGCGGCCCGCACGCCGCTGGGCTACAATGCCATCATCGAGGGCACCCACCTCGGACTGCTCTATCACACGAACCTCGGCGCTCCACTGACCATTGGGCAGCAGGTGAAGGGCTACGTCATGATGATCCATCCCGGCGGGAAGATCGACCTCAGCCTGGATGCCTCTGGCTACCAGCGGGTGGCCTCCCTCACCGATCAGATCCTCTCCGCACTGCAACAAAACGGTGGGCGGCTCCCCTTTGATGATGACAGCCCGCCGGAGAAAATCCGCGCCACCTTTGATGCGAGCAAAAAAGCCTTCAAACAGGCCCTGGGTGCCCTGTATCGGCAGCGGCGCATCGAGTTCACCCGTCCCGGCATTCAGGTCCTGAATCCCGCTGAGGCCAAATCGGGCGACTGGCAGCCCGCAGCGGCTCCGAAGGCATCGAAACCGCCCCCTAGGCCGAATTCGGTGTAA
- a CDS encoding DUF3806 domain-containing protein has product MKKVALTSEHTAELQRMREFIEQGLASDSPEHRTAAERLTLLQVLFDQQKFRRDQTAEISAMGVLLGDALVNVLNLEWCLVEDELGTDFAVAPEGKSVFSFPMSVIHKRYLVERNVNVFYTLLELPR; this is encoded by the coding sequence ATGAAAAAAGTCGCACTCACTTCAGAACACACAGCTGAACTTCAACGCATGCGCGAGTTCATCGAACAAGGGCTGGCTAGCGATTCTCCAGAACATCGGACTGCGGCAGAGAGGCTCACGCTCCTGCAAGTACTATTCGATCAACAGAAGTTCCGCAGAGATCAGACCGCAGAGATCTCTGCCATGGGAGTTCTATTGGGCGATGCCTTGGTGAATGTGTTGAATCTTGAATGGTGCCTGGTTGAAGATGAACTTGGCACCGATTTCGCGGTTGCCCCCGAAGGTAAGAGCGTCTTTTCGTTCCCTATGTCAGTGATCCACAAAAGGTATCTGGTAGAAAGAAATGTGAATGTATTTTACACCTTGTTGGAATTGCCGAGGTGA
- the tnpA gene encoding IS200/IS605 family transposase, whose product MPQSLSLVIVHLVFSTKDRLPRFDAPLRPHLHAYLAEVARNAGCEAYRVGGVADHVHLAIRLSRTLTIAELVETLKTSSSKWLKTQSATLSDFSWQRGYGCFSVAPADLMALTTYIDNQEEHHRVRTFQEEYRAFLNKYGVTYDEAYVWD is encoded by the coding sequence ATGCCGCAGTCCCTCAGCCTCGTCATCGTCCACCTGGTGTTCAGCACCAAGGATCGTCTGCCTCGCTTCGACGCCCCGCTGCGACCGCACCTCCACGCCTATTTGGCCGAGGTCGCACGAAACGCCGGTTGTGAAGCCTACCGCGTTGGCGGCGTGGCCGATCATGTGCATCTCGCCATCCGACTCTCTCGCACCCTGACCATCGCCGAGTTGGTCGAGACCTTGAAGACCTCATCCTCCAAATGGCTCAAAACCCAATCCGCCACCTTGAGCGACTTCTCCTGGCAACGCGGCTACGGCTGCTTCTCCGTGGCTCCGGCGGACCTGATGGCCCTCACCACCTACATCGACAACCAGGAGGAGCATCATCGCGTCCGCACCTTTCAGGAGGAGTATCGGGCGTTCCTGAACAAATACGGTGTGACGTATGACGAGGCCTATGTGTGGGATTGA